The following proteins are encoded in a genomic region of [Eubacterium] hominis:
- a CDS encoding oligosaccharide flippase family protein, which translates to MSKNKKLIQGTLIYAIGSFGTKILNFLIVPLYTYYILPGDLGDYDLLMTTVSLISPLITLKISDATYRWIINKKENEKVYISATYKLLLRNSIVIALTILAINYFFPIWNVTYFILILIGDRILECIQKILRGLKNQRLFAFSGILHSFIFLSFNFISIVILHKGVRSILLSNVFSLYTTIIVLFVIETRLRNVNMHMHYKIQQKEMLQYSAPLVPSALSWWVMSASDRYVIRFFLGSVSNGIYSVAYKFPSILQIMFQMFNNSWTDLALSELKSDKETKKYVGSIFEELYKFSFGMSLILMPLTKLVMNIILSESYKIASVYVGFLYLGTVFQGLSSFCSVGYLMGKKTKGAAKTSIYGALTNLFVNLILIKYVGLFAAAFSTFVGFFIMWITRMYDVKDDFPIALNKFKFTIYLFLAISMSIVVIFTNTAVDIILILCTTFIFVIFNINIIKKIVDKLYNFMFNGRMKNNVKQK; encoded by the coding sequence ATGAGTAAAAATAAAAAATTAATTCAAGGGACTCTGATATATGCAATTGGAAGTTTTGGAACGAAAATATTAAATTTTTTAATAGTTCCATTATATACATATTATATCTTACCTGGTGATTTGGGAGACTATGATTTGTTAATGACAACTGTATCTCTAATTTCTCCTCTGATTACTCTTAAAATATCAGATGCTACTTATAGATGGATTATTAATAAAAAAGAAAATGAAAAAGTATATATTTCAGCAACATATAAATTGTTGTTAAGAAATTCAATTGTTATAGCTTTAACAATTCTAGCAATTAATTATTTCTTTCCAATATGGAATGTTACTTATTTTATTTTAATTCTAATAGGTGATAGGATTCTAGAATGTATTCAAAAAATATTAAGGGGCTTAAAAAATCAAAGGTTATTTGCATTTTCAGGTATACTTCATTCTTTTATTTTTTTAAGTTTTAATTTTATTTCAATTGTTATTTTACATAAAGGTGTTAGATCTATATTATTGAGTAATGTATTTAGTCTGTATACAACGATTATTGTTTTATTTGTTATTGAAACAAGATTAAGAAATGTAAATATGCATATGCATTATAAAATTCAGCAAAAGGAAATGCTACAGTATTCAGCTCCTTTGGTACCTTCTGCTTTAAGTTGGTGGGTAATGAGCGCATCAGACAGGTACGTGATACGTTTTTTCCTTGGAAGTGTTTCTAATGGTATATATTCAGTAGCATATAAGTTCCCATCAATTTTGCAAATAATGTTCCAGATGTTTAATAATTCTTGGACAGATCTTGCTCTATCGGAATTGAAGAGTGATAAAGAAACTAAAAAATATGTAGGTAGTATATTTGAGGAGTTATATAAGTTTTCATTTGGAATGAGTTTAATTTTGATGCCATTAACGAAATTAGTTATGAATATTATTTTAAGTGAGTCTTATAAAATTGCTTCTGTATATGTGGGTTTTTTATATCTAGGAACAGTTTTTCAAGGTTTGTCATCTTTTTGTAGTGTAGGATATTTGATGGGAAAAAAAACCAAAGGTGCAGCAAAAACAAGCATATATGGAGCATTAACCAATTTATTTGTAAATTTGATTTTGATAAAATATGTTGGATTATTTGCTGCTGCATTTTCAACTTTTGTAGGATTTTTTATAATGTGGATAACAAGAATGTATGATGTTAAAGATGATTTTCCAATAGCTTTAAATAAGTTTAAATTTACAATTTATTTGTTTTTAGCAATAAGTATGTCGATTGTAGTTATTTTTACAAATACTGCAGTGGATATTATATTAATCTTATGTACTACTTTTATTTTTGTTATTTTTAATATTAATATCATTAAGAAAATAGTTGATAAATTATATAACTTTATGTTTAATGGAAGGATGAAAAATAATGTTAAACAAAAATAA
- a CDS encoding polysaccharide pyruvyl transferase family protein has translation MKINIITYTRTKNYGGILQSYALYSYLQNEGYEVEFIDYVPERCNIDDPVMFTNNILRNSRLWGRTEITKTVWRLVKFPKIKKSYQPFIDFLRSRADFSKPYYSSDELVNDYPKADLYITGSDQVWNSSFCRDEKVDSPYYYSFLKNERRISYASSFGKDSIPNKNIGEVKSHLAKYDSLSVREDSGVEIIKQMGLISKRVVDPTLLCEKKVFDDLCLDKLNITGYIVLYQVHFDQNTFKLALQVSKTLKKKLVVISIDSDKKRQIKNCIFVNPNINEWISLIKFSSGIITDSFHACIFSILYEKNFIVNTGTRRKMSTRINGLLNILSLDERIFNGYDKEAATKLLTLDINWEKCNSSLKEEQEKSRKWLNDAIKNRCDAI, from the coding sequence ATGAAAATTAATATCATTACATATACAAGAACAAAAAATTACGGAGGAATTTTACAATCGTATGCTCTGTATTCTTACTTACAAAATGAAGGTTATGAAGTGGAGTTTATTGATTATGTACCAGAAAGATGTAACATTGATGATCCAGTAATGTTTACAAACAACATATTAAGAAATAGTAGACTATGGGGTAGAACAGAAATTACAAAAACAGTCTGGAGATTAGTAAAATTTCCTAAAATTAAAAAAAGTTATCAACCATTTATTGATTTTTTAAGAAGTAGAGCAGATTTTTCCAAACCATACTATTCATCTGATGAATTGGTAAATGATTATCCAAAAGCTGATTTATATATAACCGGAAGTGATCAAGTCTGGAATAGCAGCTTTTGCCGAGATGAAAAGGTCGATTCACCTTATTATTATTCATTTTTAAAAAATGAAAGAAGGATTTCATATGCTTCGAGTTTTGGTAAAGATAGTATTCCAAACAAAAATATAGGTGAGGTAAAATCTCATTTAGCTAAATATGATTCACTATCGGTAAGAGAAGATTCTGGAGTAGAAATTATTAAACAAATGGGTTTAATTAGTAAAAGAGTTGTTGATCCTACATTATTATGTGAAAAGAAAGTATTTGATGATTTATGCTTAGATAAACTTAATATTACAGGTTATATTGTACTGTATCAAGTTCATTTTGATCAAAATACATTTAAATTAGCTTTACAAGTATCTAAGACATTGAAGAAAAAGCTTGTTGTTATTTCTATAGATTCTGATAAGAAAAGACAAATAAAAAATTGTATATTTGTTAATCCAAACATAAATGAATGGATTTCATTAATAAAATTTTCATCAGGTATTATTACTGATTCCTTTCATGCTTGCATATTTTCGATTCTGTACGAAAAAAATTTTATTGTTAATACAGGAACTAGGAGAAAAATGTCGACAAGAATTAATGGATTATTAAATATACTTTCATTAGATGAACGAATATTTAATGGATATGATAAAGAAGCTGCAACAAAATTGTTGACATTAGATATAAATTGGGAGAAATGTAATAGTAGTTTAAAAGAAGAACAAGAGAAGTCTAGAAAATGGTTGAATGACGCAATCAAGAATAGATGTGATGCAATATGA
- a CDS encoding glycosyltransferase yields MLSYSVTVIVPVYNGEDYVKDCFYQLKEQSLSDIEVIFVNDGSTDSTQSKLQELIKGNDNFKLINQKNGGVSNARNVGVSQAKGKYIGFVDVDDIYDKDMYEILYNNACENNLDLISMDKIGNFHELTILNRSEAIKKFLMSDIGMSACFKLFRKKIFDTVQFPLGVQIYEDCYTVYYSLKVSNNIGILNTEKYHYIRREGSNSRAKLFEKKYFGAIDVVNEICKDVLNDDKSLEFECLRRKASTYLRITKIYYMRGAPKQYQKDIESIISYLNNLTLSEKFKCFSNFNFIRLILLLHCLPLFKLLISTIDCK; encoded by the coding sequence ATGCTTTCTTATTCTGTCACAGTAATAGTACCAGTATATAATGGTGAAGATTATGTAAAAGATTGTTTTTATCAATTAAAAGAACAATCATTATCTGATATTGAAGTCATTTTTGTAAATGATGGCTCTACCGATAGTACTCAAAGTAAATTGCAAGAGTTGATAAAAGGTAATGATAATTTTAAACTAATTAATCAAAAAAATGGAGGGGTTTCAAATGCTAGAAATGTAGGTGTTTCTCAAGCTAAAGGAAAATATATAGGATTTGTAGATGTCGATGATATTTATGATAAAGATATGTACGAGATTCTGTATAACAATGCTTGTGAGAACAATTTAGATTTGATTTCTATGGATAAAATTGGTAATTTTCATGAGTTGACAATTTTAAATAGAAGTGAAGCAATTAAGAAATTTCTAATGAGTGATATTGGAATGTCAGCGTGCTTTAAACTTTTTAGAAAAAAAATATTTGATACTGTTCAATTTCCTTTAGGCGTACAAATATATGAAGATTGTTATACAGTTTATTATTCATTAAAAGTTTCGAATAACATTGGGATATTAAATACAGAAAAATATCATTATATTAGACGAGAAGGTTCAAATAGTAGAGCAAAACTTTTTGAGAAAAAATATTTTGGTGCAATAGATGTTGTTAACGAAATCTGTAAAGATGTACTAAATGATGACAAATCTTTAGAATTTGAATGCTTACGAAGAAAGGCTAGTACATACTTAAGAATAACAAAAATCTATTATATGCGAGGTGCTCCAAAACAATATCAAAAAGATATAGAATCAATTATAAGTTATTTAAATAATCTAACATTAAGTGAAAAATTTAAATGTTTTAGTAACTTTAACTTTATAAGACTAATCTTGCTTTTACATTGCCTTCCGTTATTTAAATTATTAATAAGTACAATAGATTGTAAATAA
- a CDS encoding Coenzyme F420 hydrogenase/dehydrogenase, beta subunit C-terminal domain: MIKIDEKKNCCGCTACASICPKECISLVKDEEGFKYPEIDLNKCVDCGMCKRVCPVNSVFDTSETKEAYIAQLKNSNELYKSASGGIFAAIAHNVISNNGVVVGAAYDENFNVVHCIAKTEMEIYRFQGSKYVQSNLNDIFKKIKLILQTGKLVCFSGTPCQVAGLNNFLGKKYSNLITVDIVCAGVPSQNLWDKYLDYQKSKFGSNVNYVNFREKTYGYQCSTMLIKFDSGKVYSKSGRIDPMMNFFVSGIAKRPSCYECPFKGISNRSSDITLFDAWHASTLVPEFKDDRGYTSVLINTSIGKKEWETLCNNSIKSKKVEIEDIVSLDGIMINNNPKVHTHRNSFYKTLNNEGLEGCIKHYLHIGNVDYLLENIKPFLYKIGLINYTKKIKRIKKEYLSILKGEYK, encoded by the coding sequence ATGATAAAAATAGATGAAAAGAAAAATTGTTGTGGATGTACTGCTTGTGCGAGTATTTGTCCAAAAGAATGTATATCACTTGTAAAAGATGAGGAAGGATTTAAATATCCTGAAATTGATTTAAATAAATGCGTTGATTGTGGTATGTGCAAAAGGGTATGTCCGGTAAATTCTGTTTTCGACACCAGTGAGACGAAAGAAGCTTATATAGCTCAGCTCAAAAATAGCAATGAATTATATAAAAGTGCTTCGGGAGGAATATTTGCTGCTATTGCTCACAATGTTATAAGTAATAATGGAGTTGTTGTCGGTGCAGCTTATGATGAAAACTTTAATGTAGTTCATTGTATTGCAAAAACAGAAATGGAAATTTATCGTTTTCAGGGTTCAAAATATGTTCAAAGCAATTTGAATGATATTTTTAAAAAGATTAAATTAATTTTACAAACAGGAAAATTAGTATGCTTTTCAGGGACGCCATGTCAGGTTGCTGGATTAAATAATTTTCTAGGAAAAAAATATAGTAATTTAATTACAGTGGATATCGTTTGTGCTGGAGTACCATCGCAAAATCTTTGGGATAAATATTTGGATTATCAAAAATCTAAATTTGGCTCAAATGTAAATTATGTTAATTTTAGAGAAAAAACCTATGGTTATCAATGTTCCACTATGCTAATTAAATTTGATAGCGGAAAAGTTTATTCGAAAAGTGGTCGTATTGATCCAATGATGAACTTCTTTGTTAGTGGTATAGCAAAGCGACCTAGTTGCTATGAATGTCCTTTTAAAGGCATTTCTAATCGAAGTAGTGATATTACACTTTTTGATGCATGGCATGCGAGCACTTTAGTACCTGAATTTAAAGATGATAGAGGATATACATCTGTATTAATCAATACATCAATAGGAAAAAAAGAATGGGAAACCTTATGTAATAATTCCATTAAGAGTAAAAAAGTTGAAATAGAAGATATTGTAAGTTTAGATGGAATAATGATCAATAATAATCCTAAAGTTCATACACATAGAAATTCTTTTTATAAAACATTAAATAACGAAGGTTTAGAGGGATGTATTAAACATTATCTTCATATTGGTAATGTTGATTATTTATTAGAAAACATTAAACCGTTTCTATATAAAATCGGGCTAATTAATTATACAAAAAAGATAAAAAGAATAAAAAAAGAATATCTAAGTATTTTGAAAGGAGAATATAAATGA
- a CDS encoding polysaccharide pyruvyl transferase family protein yields the protein MKKIGLAVCYDTKNYGSQLQVLATLKKIEELGFETEIIRYKKKISPTFIVQTLPRLFNIPFIQAKINSKKKRNRIDKHDQLRDDVKKRNDRFNKFVTDYFTNLSEQYNGWESLVRKSNQNYDTFLCGSDQLWLPHNLGSHFYTLEFANDDKKKVAYATSFGVSEIPNNLKKGYKKFLNRFQFLSTREIAGQEIIKELTGKNAKVVCDPTLLFNSEQWMKILPEEKVISEKYIFCYFLGDNNEHRNQAEILSQKTGYKIVTIPFLDNFVERDLTFGDYKMFDIDTKDFVNLIRNAEYVLTDSFHGSIFSILNHKKFITFNRYTSGKGSRNSRIDSLCHLLNLNDRRFEKNILDNIFNDIDYDNVEIKLNELRNASISYLIDSLGATK from the coding sequence ATGAAGAAAATTGGTTTAGCGGTATGCTATGATACAAAGAATTATGGTAGCCAGTTACAGGTGCTAGCTACTTTAAAAAAAATTGAAGAATTAGGATTTGAAACAGAGATTATAAGATATAAGAAAAAAATATCCCCTACTTTTATTGTTCAAACTTTACCAAGATTGTTTAATATCCCATTTATTCAAGCAAAAATAAATAGTAAAAAGAAGAGAAATAGAATTGATAAGCATGATCAACTACGTGATGATGTAAAAAAAAGAAATGATAGATTTAATAAATTTGTAACTGATTACTTTACAAATTTATCTGAGCAATATAATGGTTGGGAATCTTTAGTTAGAAAATCAAATCAAAATTATGATACTTTTCTTTGCGGTAGTGATCAATTGTGGTTACCGCATAATCTAGGAAGTCATTTTTATACTTTAGAGTTTGCAAACGATGACAAAAAAAAGGTGGCTTATGCAACTAGTTTTGGAGTGAGTGAGATTCCAAATAATTTAAAAAAGGGATATAAAAAATTTCTAAATAGATTTCAATTTTTAAGTACTAGAGAAATAGCTGGGCAAGAAATTATTAAAGAATTAACTGGGAAAAATGCAAAAGTTGTATGTGATCCAACATTATTATTTAATAGTGAACAGTGGATGAAAATATTACCTGAAGAAAAAGTTATATCTGAAAAATACATTTTTTGCTATTTTTTAGGTGATAACAATGAACACAGAAACCAAGCAGAAATTTTAAGTCAAAAAACAGGCTATAAGATAGTAACAATTCCTTTTTTAGATAATTTTGTAGAACGAGATTTAACATTTGGAGATTATAAAATGTTTGATATTGATACTAAAGATTTTGTTAATTTAATTAGAAATGCAGAATATGTTTTAACTGATTCTTTTCATGGTTCAATTTTCTCTATATTGAATCATAAAAAATTTATCACTTTTAATAGATATACAAGTGGTAAGGGATCAAGAAATTCACGTATCGATAGCTTATGTCATTTGTTAAATTTAAATGATAGAAGATTTGAAAAAAATATTTTAGATAATATTTTTAATGACATAGATTACGACAATGTTGAAATAAAACTAAATGAGTTAAGAAATGCCTCGATTAGTTATTTAATTGATTCGTTAGGTGCAACCAAGTAG
- a CDS encoding glycosyltransferase has protein sequence MRKAIVVGWINKGKEADCGETMKNQLMIKRLEELGVECIQLDFKNWKKHPWVLVSLLANILFNRDSTLIMSTSVQNVYPIMKLLKIIKSKQNTVNWVIGGSLGNYVLDGKYDKNVIGYVKHTIVESIVMKEQLSSVGIDNVIVKPNFKPISYYPPLKNDVNYNKLRFVFIGRIMAEKGCTYIMQTAEQLNDEGYKDKFEITFYGKIADQYEDEFTKYINSLDNVSYGGFLNMQVNSSYNELSSFDMMLFPTYWKGEGFAGIIIDAFVSGLPIIASDWAHNKIFLKEGLDTIFVEVHDITALKKEMKNCIDGKYDLISMKNNARIRAKEFDVNNVITEELLKEIEI, from the coding sequence ATGAGAAAAGCAATAGTAGTTGGATGGATAAATAAAGGTAAAGAAGCTGATTGTGGAGAAACTATGAAAAATCAATTGATGATTAAACGATTAGAAGAATTAGGTGTTGAATGTATTCAGCTTGATTTTAAAAATTGGAAAAAACATCCATGGGTATTGGTAAGTCTTTTAGCAAATATCTTATTTAATAGAGATTCTACTTTAATTATGTCCACTTCAGTTCAAAATGTCTACCCTATAATGAAATTATTGAAGATTATCAAATCTAAACAAAATACTGTTAATTGGGTAATAGGTGGTAGCTTAGGAAATTATGTTTTAGATGGTAAATATGATAAAAATGTAATTGGGTATGTTAAGCATACTATTGTTGAAAGTATTGTAATGAAAGAACAACTTAGTAGTGTAGGTATAGATAATGTTATCGTTAAACCAAATTTTAAACCAATATCATATTATCCACCATTAAAAAATGATGTTAATTATAATAAATTACGTTTTGTTTTTATAGGCAGAATTATGGCTGAAAAAGGTTGTACGTATATTATGCAGACGGCTGAACAACTCAATGATGAGGGATATAAAGATAAATTTGAAATTACATTTTATGGTAAAATAGCAGATCAGTACGAAGATGAATTCACTAAGTATATTAATTCGTTAGATAATGTTTCTTATGGAGGGTTCCTAAATATGCAAGTAAATAGTAGTTATAATGAACTTTCATCTTTCGATATGATGTTATTTCCTACATATTGGAAAGGCGAAGGATTTGCTGGGATTATTATTGATGCATTTGTATCTGGACTACCAATCATTGCATCTGATTGGGCGCATAATAAAATATTTTTAAAGGAAGGTTTAGATACTATATTTGTTGAAGTTCACGATATAACTGCGCTAAAAAAGGAAATGAAAAATTGTATTGACGGGAAATATGATCTTATATCAATGAAAAATAATGCTCGAATTAGAGCAAAAGAGTTTGATGTAAATAATGTAATAACTGAGGAGCTGTTAAAAGAGATAGAAATATAA
- a CDS encoding glycosyltransferase, translating to MSMDNLTKNIILTPFNLLYKFSPSLTLKMLFKMKLGYKLDLDNPKTYNAKLQWIKLYDHNPLMPICCDKYTVRNYIEQRGYSNLLNRLIWAGFDPEDIPFDELPDRFVLKVTHGSTFNIICTDKTTLDRNDVKEKCRKWLKAKFLPCYGEWFYGIEKPRIIIEEFLEGDNGLPLFDYKIFCFNGVPKMVYVDTWKDGHHAINAYDIDLNLLKGVELGYPNDDTSTVNKPECWEEMVKIASDLSKDFLHVRVDFYYTHGKIIFGELTFTKGAGFGKIKPIDFDYEIGSWLSLPAKNK from the coding sequence ATGAGTATGGATAATTTAACTAAGAATATTATATTAACGCCATTTAACTTATTATATAAGTTTAGTCCAAGCCTGACTTTGAAAATGCTTTTTAAAATGAAATTAGGATATAAATTAGACCTTGATAACCCTAAAACATATAATGCTAAACTTCAATGGATTAAGTTATATGATCATAATCCGTTGATGCCAATTTGCTGTGACAAATACACTGTTCGTAATTATATTGAACAAAGGGGATATAGCAACTTATTAAATAGGTTAATATGGGCAGGGTTTGATCCCGAAGATATTCCATTTGATGAATTACCTGATAGATTTGTTTTAAAGGTAACACATGGATCTACATTTAATATTATTTGTACTGATAAAACTACATTAGATAGAAATGATGTTAAAGAAAAATGTCGTAAATGGCTTAAAGCTAAATTTCTTCCATGTTATGGCGAATGGTTTTATGGTATTGAGAAACCTAGAATTATAATTGAAGAATTTCTTGAAGGAGATAACGGATTACCTTTATTTGATTATAAGATATTTTGTTTCAATGGTGTTCCTAAAATGGTTTACGTAGATACTTGGAAAGATGGACATCATGCGATTAATGCTTATGACATTGATTTAAATTTATTAAAAGGTGTTGAATTGGGTTATCCAAACGATGATACTTCGACAGTAAACAAACCAGAATGTTGGGAAGAAATGGTGAAAATTGCATCTGACCTATCAAAAGATTTTTTACATGTTCGCGTTGATTTTTACTATACACATGGAAAAATAATATTTGGCGAATTAACGTTTACTAAGGGTGCAGGTTTTGGAAAGATTAAGCCAATAGATTTTGATTATGAAATAGGAAGTTGGTTGTCTTTACCGGCAAAAAATAAATAA
- a CDS encoding beta(1,3)galactosyltransferase EpsH: MIFITLGSQKFQFNRLLKSVDELIEGGLDEEVFAQIGYSNYKPKNYKYKEFLDREEFSEVINCSDIVITHGGTGAIIGAVKKRKKVIAVPRLAKYGEHVDDHQLQLVSQFRELDLIYSCEDGDLKSAIETVKKTKYKEYESNTQTIMNSLEEFIKEV; encoded by the coding sequence ATGATTTTTATAACTTTAGGATCTCAAAAGTTTCAATTTAATAGATTATTAAAATCGGTTGATGAATTAATAGAAGGCGGTCTTGATGAAGAAGTTTTTGCCCAAATAGGGTACAGCAATTACAAGCCTAAAAATTATAAATATAAAGAGTTTCTTGATAGAGAGGAATTCTCTGAAGTTATCAATTGTTCGGATATTGTAATCACTCACGGAGGAACTGGAGCAATAATAGGAGCGGTAAAAAAAAGAAAAAAAGTAATCGCTGTTCCTAGACTTGCTAAATACGGAGAACATGTAGATGACCATCAACTTCAACTCGTTTCTCAGTTTAGAGAATTAGATTTGATATATTCATGTGAAGATGGTGACTTAAAATCTGCAATTGAAACTGTCAAGAAAACAAAATATAAAGAATATGAAAGTAATACACAAACAATTATGAATAGTTTGGAAGAATTTATAAAAGAGGTGTAA